The following coding sequences lie in one Schistosoma mansoni strain Puerto Rico chromosome 3, complete genome genomic window:
- a CDS encoding putative rnf5 translates to METLTAASTSKSNIPKTNPDKPNQPNTSKTTDSNGTTGSFECNICLDSAQDAVVSMCGHLFCWPCLHRWLETAETRTVCPVCKAAISSDKVIPLYGRGSDHTQDPRTKIPPRPPGRRTEPEPGSGSFGGTWGGLFGGSDGGNFRMSVGIGAFPFGFLSTTFNLGGNSNPANSHNGNGINNRTIPPDNFWGADSETMSKICLFIAIFFIGWLLIA, encoded by the exons ATGGAAACATTGACAGCCGCTTCTACCTCAAAGTCAAATATACCTAAAACCAACCCTGATAAACCAAATCAACCCAACACATCCAAGACCACTGATAGTAATGGCACAACGGGATCTTTTGAGTGTAATATATGTCTTGATTCAGCTCAAGATGCTGTAGTTAGCATGTGCGGCCATTTATTTTGTTGGCCATGTCTCCATCGTTGGCTTGAAACTGCTGAAACTCGCACTGTATGCCCTGTTTGCAAGGCTGCTATCAGTAGTGATAAA GTCATCCCCCTTTATGGTCGTGGTTCTGACCATACACAAGACCCTCGTACTAAAATTCCTCCCCGCCCACCTGGTCGACGTACTGAACCCGAACCGGGGTCGGGCAGCTTCGGAGGTACATGGGGAGGATTATTCGGTGGATCTGATGGAGGTAATTTCCGAATGTCTGTCGGCATCGGTGCATTTCCATTCGGTTTCTTGTCAACAACATTCAATTTAGGAGGTAATAGCAATCCCGCAAATTCACACAATGGTAATGGCATCAACAACCGAACAATACCACCAGACAATTTTTGGGGAGCTGATTCAGAAACAATgtcaaaaatatgtttatttattgctATATTTTTTATTGGTTGGTTATTAATTGCGTGA